One part of the Granulicella arctica genome encodes these proteins:
- the frr gene encoding ribosome recycling factor — protein MASVMAGIEALKGTHQQLKSKMESTVEDFRGHLLAARTGRANVHMLDQIKVDYYGTDTPVAQMGQVSTPEPTLILVQPYDMGMVSAIEKAIRTSSVGLNPMTDGKVIRVPVPPMTEERRKDVVKQLNKTLEDHKTAIRNIRRDGNEQIKKAAKDKLISADDEKRANEEVQQLTDAEIKRVEDLFKAKEKEIMIV, from the coding sequence ATGGCATCGGTCATGGCAGGCATTGAGGCGTTGAAGGGAACACACCAGCAGCTTAAGTCGAAGATGGAGAGCACCGTGGAGGACTTCCGGGGGCATCTGCTTGCGGCTCGGACGGGGCGCGCGAATGTGCACATGCTGGACCAGATCAAGGTGGACTACTACGGGACGGATACGCCGGTGGCGCAGATGGGGCAGGTGAGCACGCCGGAGCCGACGCTGATCCTGGTACAGCCGTATGACATGGGGATGGTCTCGGCGATTGAGAAGGCGATTCGGACGTCGAGCGTCGGGCTGAACCCGATGACGGATGGCAAGGTGATCCGCGTGCCGGTGCCGCCGATGACGGAGGAGCGTCGCAAGGATGTGGTGAAGCAGCTCAACAAGACGCTGGAGGATCACAAGACGGCGATCCGGAACATCCGGCGCGATGGGAACGAGCAGATCAAGAAGGCGGCGAAGGACAAGCTGATCTCGGCTGACGACGAGAAGCGTGCGAATGAAGAGGTTCAGCAGTTGACGGACGCGGAGATCAAGCGGGTCGAGGATCTGTTCAAGGCGAAGGAAAAAGAGATCATGATCGTCTGA
- a CDS encoding PilZ domain-containing protein, with translation MGSGNELEETPGAGLESEQSGSVSQEEDGGADRRQSERYPVEGWAEIMVMDGMMFLRGQIADIGSAGCYIATRADMGLKPGVHVTMIFRVRGVEFRPEGITRVVQPGKGAGFSFVRVNSKLRAQLDALIDVLNQSR, from the coding sequence GTGGGGAGCGGAAATGAGCTAGAGGAGACGCCCGGCGCCGGGTTGGAGAGTGAGCAGAGCGGTTCGGTTTCCCAGGAAGAGGATGGGGGAGCGGATCGCAGGCAGTCTGAGCGATATCCGGTGGAGGGGTGGGCGGAGATTATGGTGATGGACGGCATGATGTTCCTGCGGGGACAGATTGCCGACATCGGCTCCGCTGGTTGTTATATCGCGACACGGGCGGATATGGGTTTGAAGCCCGGGGTGCATGTGACGATGATCTTCCGGGTGCGTGGCGTGGAGTTTCGGCCGGAGGGGATTACGCGGGTGGTGCAGCCGGGTAAGGGCGCGGGGTTTTCGTTTGTGCGAGTGAACTCGAAGCTGCGGGCGCAGTTGGATGCGCTGATCGATGTGTTGAACCAGTCTCGTTGA
- a CDS encoding DUF4440 domain-containing protein, producing MAPHAVFTHTDPDLLPILDELRRREPIFHTPEFGTTRADYERATITDYWEVGASGRRYSRDFILQSLDTNPPIDAAASGWQSSNHALRRLGPDTYLITYTLRQSERLTRRATIWQSTPEGWRILYHQGTPVSAEEDDIAPS from the coding sequence ATGGCTCCTCACGCGGTCTTCACCCACACTGATCCCGATCTGCTCCCCATCCTCGATGAGCTACGGCGACGCGAGCCCATCTTCCATACGCCGGAGTTCGGGACGACGCGTGCCGACTACGAACGCGCCACCATCACCGACTACTGGGAGGTCGGCGCGTCCGGTCGCCGCTATAGCCGCGACTTCATCCTGCAAAGCCTCGACACGAATCCGCCGATCGACGCAGCAGCTTCAGGCTGGCAAAGCTCCAACCATGCCCTCCGTCGCCTCGGCCCGGATACGTACCTGATCACCTACACGCTCCGCCAGTCAGAACGTCTCACCCGCCGCGCCACCATCTGGCAGAGTACCCCCGAGGGCTGGCGCATCCTCTACCACCAGGGCACGCCGGTCTCAGCCGAAGAGGACGATATCGCCCCCTCATAG
- a CDS encoding cytochrome D1 domain-containing protein: MTKRVGLRLVFGAAWMGLCVAGACAQGSELLVVNQGDSDVSFVDAATARQVATVAEGTPGIHGHEIAVSADGRTAYLPIYGSSGVGKPGLSGRTMLVIDVPSRKVVGKVDFGHEVRPHQPVLDPASGLLYVTTELDESVTVIDPRTLKIVGAVPTGQEESHMLVLSHDGRLGYTANVGPGTVSVLDMAERKTVAVIPVSRTVQRISISNDDMLVFTSDQAKPRLAVIDTGTKTVKGWVELPGLGYGTASTRDGRWLLVAVPGAKVVAVVDLSSMKVARTIAVPAMPQEILVRPDGLVAYVSCNTSGKVAAIDLLGEMAQWKVESLIATGKLADGLGWAR, translated from the coding sequence ATGACAAAGAGGGTTGGTTTGCGGCTTGTATTCGGTGCGGCGTGGATGGGGTTGTGTGTGGCGGGAGCGTGCGCGCAGGGGTCTGAGTTGCTGGTGGTGAATCAGGGCGACAGCGATGTGAGCTTCGTCGATGCGGCGACGGCGCGGCAGGTTGCGACGGTGGCGGAGGGTACGCCGGGGATCCATGGGCATGAGATTGCGGTGTCGGCGGATGGGAGGACGGCGTATCTGCCGATCTATGGGAGTTCGGGTGTTGGCAAGCCGGGGCTGAGCGGGCGGACGATGCTGGTGATCGATGTGCCTTCGCGGAAGGTGGTGGGCAAGGTCGATTTTGGGCATGAGGTGCGGCCGCATCAGCCGGTGCTGGACCCGGCGAGTGGGTTGTTGTATGTGACGACGGAGCTGGATGAGAGCGTGACGGTGATCGATCCGCGGACACTGAAGATTGTAGGGGCGGTGCCGACGGGGCAGGAGGAGTCGCACATGCTGGTGCTGTCGCATGATGGGCGGCTGGGGTATACGGCGAATGTGGGGCCGGGGACGGTGTCGGTGCTGGACATGGCGGAGAGGAAGACAGTCGCGGTAATTCCGGTTTCGAGAACAGTGCAGCGGATCTCGATCTCGAACGATGACATGCTGGTGTTTACGTCGGATCAGGCGAAGCCGCGGCTGGCGGTGATCGATACGGGGACGAAGACGGTGAAGGGTTGGGTGGAGCTGCCGGGGCTGGGGTATGGGACGGCTTCGACACGGGATGGGCGCTGGCTGTTGGTTGCGGTTCCGGGGGCGAAGGTGGTTGCGGTGGTGGATTTGAGCAGTATGAAAGTGGCGCGGACGATTGCTGTGCCTGCTATGCCGCAGGAGATTCTGGTGCGGCCGGATGGACTGGTGGCGTATGTCTCGTGCAATACGAGTGGCAAGGTCGCGGCGATCGATCTCTTGGGTGAGATGGCTCAGTGGAAGGTGGAGAGTTTGATTGCGACGGGAAAGCTGGCGGATGGGCTGGGGTGGGCGAGGTAG
- a CDS encoding type II toxin-antitoxin system HicA family toxin has protein sequence MGTLANISGKEAVKAFLRAGWHLEGQTGSHVMLTKAGQRATLSIPQHREVKPGTLRAIIRTAGLTVDQFLDLL, from the coding sequence ATGGGAACCCTCGCCAATATCTCTGGCAAAGAAGCCGTCAAGGCATTCCTTCGCGCTGGCTGGCATCTCGAAGGGCAAACGGGAAGCCACGTGATGCTGACCAAAGCTGGGCAAAGAGCCACGCTCTCAATTCCACAACATCGTGAAGTCAAGCCCGGTACATTACGTGCGATCATTCGCACCGCTGGACTAACCGTCGACCAGTTTCTCGATCTCCTCTAG
- a CDS encoding type II toxin-antitoxin system HicB family antitoxin: MIFHVTMEPVEDGWIMIECPALPGCISQGKDEQEALANIKEAITGWLWAQDQKALKALPESQTPLLVAV; the protein is encoded by the coding sequence ATGATCTTTCACGTCACCATGGAACCGGTTGAAGACGGTTGGATAATGATCGAGTGTCCAGCACTCCCAGGCTGCATCTCGCAGGGCAAAGACGAACAGGAAGCCCTCGCCAACATCAAGGAAGCCATCACCGGCTGGCTCTGGGCACAAGATCAGAAAGCCCTCAAAGCTCTTCCAGAGAGCCAAACACCCCTTCTCGTCGCGGTTTAG
- a CDS encoding YybH family protein: protein MQIRSALHAVALSLSLLAPALLPAQAPAPLHTATQQELDIVKVLLKQEAAWNKGDINTFAEGYKDSPDTLFITRQISRGFDGMVAAYHQNYPTRAAMGTLAFSELEVHRLDDNFAVCIGKYRLDRSKKDGGNSEGIFSLILEKTEDGWKIVIDHTTS from the coding sequence ATGCAGATCCGCTCCGCACTCCACGCCGTCGCCCTCAGCCTTAGCCTCCTCGCACCCGCGCTCCTTCCCGCCCAGGCACCAGCTCCCCTCCACACCGCCACCCAGCAGGAGCTCGACATCGTCAAAGTCCTCCTCAAGCAGGAAGCCGCATGGAACAAAGGCGACATCAACACCTTCGCCGAGGGCTACAAAGACTCGCCCGATACCCTCTTCATCACCCGCCAGATCTCCCGCGGCTTCGACGGCATGGTCGCCGCGTACCACCAGAACTATCCCACCCGCGCCGCCATGGGAACCCTCGCCTTCTCCGAGCTCGAAGTCCACCGCCTCGACGACAACTTCGCCGTCTGCATCGGCAAATACCGCCTCGACCGCAGCAAAAAAGACGGCGGCAACTCCGAAGGCATCTTCTCCCTCATCCTCGAAAAAACCGAAGACGGCTGGAAGATCGTCATCGACCACACCACCTCCTAA
- a CDS encoding TMEM175 family protein → MAHHIASPARLEAFSDGVIAVIITIMVLELKVPHQDGFAGLYAVLPTLLVYALSFAVTGIYWINHHHLVHRTEEADSLILYANLAFLFSLSLLPFFTSYVLEKRMDSFSVAIYAASMIANGFTFMGLRMAIARRLRQAGTLEHEDTAVERKHWMSLLVYFIAMPMAFYHPHLALSMIALVTVIWITPTAGVKPHPENDPRYE, encoded by the coding sequence ATGGCCCACCACATCGCATCTCCAGCTCGGCTCGAAGCCTTCTCCGACGGCGTCATCGCCGTCATCATCACCATCATGGTGCTCGAGCTCAAAGTCCCCCACCAGGACGGCTTCGCCGGTCTCTACGCCGTCCTCCCCACCCTTCTGGTCTACGCTCTATCCTTCGCCGTAACCGGGATCTACTGGATCAATCATCATCACCTCGTCCACCGCACCGAAGAGGCCGACTCTCTCATCCTCTACGCCAACCTCGCCTTCCTCTTCTCCCTCTCCCTGCTACCGTTCTTCACCTCGTACGTGCTCGAAAAAAGGATGGACTCCTTCTCCGTCGCCATCTACGCTGCATCGATGATCGCCAACGGCTTCACCTTCATGGGACTACGCATGGCCATCGCCCGGCGTCTCAGACAAGCCGGAACACTCGAGCACGAGGACACTGCCGTCGAGCGCAAGCACTGGATGTCGCTCCTCGTCTACTTCATCGCCATGCCGATGGCCTTCTATCACCCTCACCTCGCACTCAGCATGATCGCCCTCGTCACCGTCATCTGGATCACGCCCACCGCCGGCGTCAAACCCCACCCGGAGAACGACCCCCGCTACGAATAA
- a CDS encoding molybdopterin-containing oxidoreductase family protein, producing MGQLEVEPHTGTRVVHAVCSHDCPDSCGVLVTVDTLSGRATKVQGDPAHPVTRGFLCGKVAKYLDRVYSPDRLLYPMRRKAGVPKGPLAKGREAEAFERISWDAALDEIALKLTKIAAEFGPESVLPYSYAGTIGQLGYGSMDRRFFYRLGASQLDRTICASAGGAALTSVYGVKLGVAPQDFAHARLIIAWGANIHGNNIHLWPFIEEARRAGARLVVIDPYRTRTAALADEHLAIRPGTDGLLALGMMHVILREGLEDRAYIDETTKGFAELREHALRVEHAPEAVAAVTGIAAETIVRLARSYATAKPSAIRLNYGIQRSENGGTAARAVCMLPLLTGAWKQRGGGLQLSTSGSFPFNSKALQMPELMLASPLGREARMVNMSQLGQALTELGNDAKDGSLVKALFVYNSNPAAVAPNQNAVLRGMAREDLFTVVHEQFFTDTADYADVLLPAPTFLETKDVQGAYGHLFVQVSERAIEPLGEARSNVALFGELGRRMGFRESCFHDTEDDLIDQALDTNDPWFAGIDRELLEREGHVPLRISEDADGAVLPFSTAAWFRTPSGRGELTPVPVFVAPEESRGRATMYPLEFLPRKADNYMNSTFANLAGHRKMESRTAGVLEMHPEDAVSRGLVTGDEVEVFNARGSIVLEAMIGAQVPAGVVAARLDWNKLSAAGMNVNALTSETLTDIGGGATFYSTLVEVRKASLLQEG from the coding sequence ATGGGACAGCTAGAGGTAGAACCCCACACAGGTACTAGGGTGGTGCATGCGGTGTGCTCGCATGATTGCCCGGACTCGTGCGGCGTGCTGGTGACAGTCGATACGCTGAGTGGGCGTGCGACGAAGGTGCAGGGCGATCCGGCGCATCCGGTGACGCGAGGGTTTCTGTGCGGCAAGGTTGCGAAGTATCTGGACCGCGTGTATTCGCCGGATCGGCTGCTGTATCCGATGCGACGCAAGGCCGGTGTCCCGAAGGGGCCGCTCGCGAAAGGGCGCGAGGCGGAGGCGTTCGAGCGGATTAGCTGGGACGCGGCGCTGGATGAGATTGCGCTGAAGCTGACGAAGATTGCGGCGGAGTTTGGGCCGGAGAGTGTGCTGCCGTACAGCTATGCGGGGACGATTGGCCAGTTGGGGTATGGGTCGATGGACCGGCGATTTTTTTATCGGCTGGGGGCGTCGCAGTTGGACCGGACGATCTGTGCCTCGGCTGGTGGTGCGGCGCTGACGAGTGTGTATGGGGTTAAGCTGGGGGTCGCTCCGCAGGACTTTGCACATGCGCGGCTGATCATTGCGTGGGGCGCGAATATCCATGGGAACAACATTCACCTGTGGCCATTTATTGAGGAGGCTCGGCGGGCGGGGGCGCGGCTGGTGGTGATCGACCCGTACCGGACACGGACGGCTGCGCTTGCGGATGAGCATCTGGCGATTCGTCCGGGGACGGATGGGCTGCTGGCGCTGGGGATGATGCACGTGATTCTGCGTGAGGGGCTGGAGGATCGCGCTTACATCGACGAGACGACGAAGGGGTTTGCGGAGCTGCGGGAGCATGCGTTGCGCGTGGAACATGCTCCGGAGGCGGTCGCGGCGGTGACGGGGATTGCGGCGGAGACGATTGTGCGGCTGGCGCGGAGTTATGCGACGGCGAAGCCCTCGGCGATCCGGCTGAACTATGGGATTCAGCGCAGCGAGAATGGTGGAACGGCGGCGCGGGCGGTGTGCATGCTGCCGCTGTTGACGGGCGCGTGGAAGCAGCGGGGCGGCGGGCTTCAGCTTTCGACGTCGGGGTCGTTTCCGTTCAACAGCAAGGCGTTGCAGATGCCGGAGTTGATGTTGGCTAGTCCTCTGGGGCGCGAGGCGCGGATGGTGAATATGAGCCAGCTGGGGCAGGCGCTGACGGAGCTGGGCAATGATGCGAAGGACGGGTCTTTGGTGAAGGCTTTGTTTGTCTACAACTCGAATCCGGCGGCGGTGGCTCCGAACCAGAACGCGGTGCTGCGCGGGATGGCGCGGGAGGACCTGTTTACGGTCGTGCATGAGCAGTTCTTTACCGATACGGCGGACTATGCGGATGTGCTGCTGCCGGCGCCGACGTTTCTCGAGACGAAGGATGTACAGGGAGCGTATGGGCATCTGTTCGTGCAGGTGTCGGAGCGTGCGATTGAACCGCTGGGCGAGGCGCGGAGCAACGTGGCGTTGTTCGGAGAGCTGGGGAGGCGTATGGGATTTCGCGAGAGCTGCTTTCACGATACGGAGGATGACCTGATCGATCAGGCGCTCGATACGAACGATCCCTGGTTTGCGGGGATCGACCGGGAGCTGCTTGAGCGTGAGGGACATGTTCCGCTGCGGATTTCGGAGGATGCAGATGGAGCCGTGTTGCCGTTTAGTACGGCGGCGTGGTTTCGGACGCCGAGCGGGCGGGGCGAGCTGACGCCGGTACCGGTGTTCGTTGCGCCTGAGGAGTCGCGTGGTCGGGCGACGATGTATCCGCTGGAGTTTCTGCCGCGCAAGGCAGACAACTACATGAACTCGACGTTTGCGAATCTTGCGGGACATCGGAAGATGGAGTCGCGGACGGCGGGAGTGTTGGAGATGCATCCGGAGGATGCGGTCAGTCGTGGGCTGGTGACGGGCGATGAGGTCGAGGTCTTCAATGCGCGGGGAAGCATTGTGCTGGAGGCGATGATAGGGGCTCAGGTTCCGGCGGGTGTGGTGGCGGCGCGACTGGACTGGAACAAACTCTCTGCGGCTGGGATGAATGTGAACGCGCTGACGAGTGAGACGCTGACGGATATTGGTGGCGGCGCGACGTTTTATTCCACGCTGGTCGAGGTGCGGAAGGCTTCATTACTTCAGGAGGGTTGA
- a CDS encoding threonine dehydratase has translation MSSTEVMECVSDYVLPGLAEIEAAAKLVYQHMPPTPQYSWPLINQRAGAEVWVKHENHTPVGAFKVRGGIVYMDWLRRERPAVKTVVSATRGNHGQSMAYAGVRQGIRVVIVVPHGNSREKNRAMRALGAELIEHGEDFQAASDHAVALAAEHGWHRVPSYDPRLVTGVATYALEMFRACPPLETVYVPIGMGSGVCGTIAVRNALGLRTKVVGVVSSLAPAYALSVAAGRVVEHAVTTAIADGVACSKPDVRALAAIQAGADRIVEVNDAEVEAAMRAYFADTHNVAEGAGAIGLAALLKDGGAGGSRVGTILCGGNVDSDVFAGVLGRAVKE, from the coding sequence ATGAGCTCGACCGAGGTGATGGAGTGCGTGAGTGACTATGTGTTGCCGGGGCTGGCGGAGATTGAGGCGGCGGCGAAGCTGGTGTATCAGCATATGCCGCCGACGCCGCAGTATAGCTGGCCGCTGATCAATCAGCGGGCCGGGGCGGAGGTGTGGGTGAAGCATGAGAACCATACGCCGGTGGGCGCGTTCAAGGTTCGCGGCGGGATTGTGTACATGGACTGGTTGCGGCGGGAGCGGCCTGCGGTGAAGACGGTGGTGTCGGCGACGCGGGGCAACCATGGACAGTCGATGGCGTATGCCGGGGTGCGGCAGGGGATCCGTGTGGTGATTGTGGTGCCGCACGGCAACAGCCGGGAGAAGAATCGGGCGATGCGTGCGCTGGGAGCGGAGCTGATCGAGCATGGAGAGGATTTTCAGGCGGCGAGCGATCATGCTGTTGCGCTGGCGGCGGAGCATGGTTGGCATCGGGTTCCGAGCTATGACCCGCGGCTGGTGACGGGTGTGGCGACGTATGCGCTGGAGATGTTCCGGGCATGTCCGCCGCTTGAGACGGTGTATGTGCCGATTGGGATGGGCTCGGGGGTATGCGGGACGATTGCGGTGCGGAATGCGCTGGGGCTGCGGACGAAGGTGGTGGGCGTGGTGTCGAGCCTTGCACCGGCGTATGCGCTGTCGGTGGCTGCGGGACGGGTTGTGGAGCATGCGGTAACGACGGCGATTGCGGATGGCGTGGCGTGTAGCAAGCCTGACGTGAGGGCGCTTGCAGCGATACAGGCTGGCGCGGACAGGATTGTCGAGGTGAATGACGCTGAAGTGGAGGCCGCGATGCGGGCGTATTTTGCCGATACACACAATGTGGCGGAGGGGGCTGGAGCGATTGGGCTGGCGGCTCTGTTGAAGGATGGCGGAGCGGGCGGCAGTCGTGTGGGAACGATCCTGTGTGGCGGCAACGTGGACAGCGATGTGTTTGCCGGGGTGCTTGGCCGGGCTGTGAAGGAATGA
- a CDS encoding CPXCG motif-containing cysteine-rich protein, translating to MYAAGFQCAGCGEWIETTVDESGGSKQQYVEDCQVCCQPNVLTIRWDSSDGEFTITSELES from the coding sequence ATGTATGCAGCGGGGTTTCAGTGTGCGGGCTGCGGAGAGTGGATCGAGACGACGGTGGATGAGTCGGGCGGATCGAAGCAGCAGTATGTCGAGGATTGCCAGGTGTGCTGTCAGCCGAATGTGCTGACGATTCGTTGGGATTCGTCGGATGGCGAGTTCACTATTACGTCGGAGCTGGAAAGTTGA
- the bamA gene encoding outer membrane protein assembly factor BamA — translation MRSRFSRSRIASAVAAFALVVAIPSLPAQTSPAVPSADSSASSQTLCQPEVIGNRRIPKESVLARLFSHQGDLYDSAVIERDFNSLWNTAYFENIRIERVDTPKCIQLVIYVQEKPTIREINYKGLNAVSQSDVLERFKKAKVGLTVESQFDETKIKRAEVVLKDLLAEHGHQFATVRTEIKTIPPAAVTLTFNIKEGATVKVGKIVFQGNESLSDHTLRAAMKNLRPIGIPNSYILENIFARTFDASKLDEDAERVRVAYQDRGYFKAETGEPVTKVRDAGGINPFTLRPSKGKRIDILMPVQEGDRYRLGGITFKGNKAVTNLKVLRAQFAQKDGEYFDRTKFGKGLEQLRKAYGELGYINFVGSPIPRFDEAKKLIYLDIDIDEGKPFYVSRIEFQGNTITRDRVIRRELLLEEGQVYNSRLWDLSILRLNQLNYFETLKADQDSESRQNADDQTVDLLLKLKEKGKNSIGLNGGISGLSGSFLGLNYETNNFLGLGETLSVEANIGDLSRRLSLGFTEPYLRNKPISVGVQVFATKYDYNPAKSYAATGAVAGNLTTAQQSLLTNYNQSTTGFTMSASEPLRHLFSRTGVTRVGISYSLSRSSVTTFNTNTRNVFQALAFRSGVAGQNQLDGIITSVLTPSYTFSSLDRAVGPHGGRDINIAVQIAGAGGNVKYIQPVASFRQFYPMKGLRINREGHNVLGMRLQLSHISGFGGEVAPPTNRIYGGGENDVRGFDIRASSPYTFIPNRILFNLTNPDGSTVPRDPTQPSLGNVQIPLPVYRLVTIGGDTQFTSNLEYRIPIVNQVTFAFFTDFGLTGDLQKNQLRESAAGQSLVTSPSYGCPTFVNGACFGGQAVNFPFQLKTVPGTNFVPRMTNGAELQVILPIVNAPFRIYYGYNPLRLYKDLPQQLAVPDSTFRSFFPNSGAGQYSYQQALQFYGANYTLREPRKTFRLTVSTTF, via the coding sequence ATGCGCTCGCGCTTTAGCCGCTCCCGCATTGCGAGTGCAGTTGCTGCGTTTGCTCTTGTGGTGGCGATTCCATCGCTGCCGGCACAGACCTCCCCTGCGGTTCCCAGCGCCGATTCGTCGGCCAGCTCGCAGACGCTTTGTCAGCCCGAGGTGATCGGCAACCGCCGTATCCCGAAGGAGTCCGTGCTGGCACGGCTGTTCTCGCATCAGGGAGATCTGTACGATTCCGCGGTGATTGAGCGGGACTTCAACTCGCTGTGGAACACCGCCTACTTTGAAAATATCCGGATCGAGCGCGTCGATACACCCAAGTGCATCCAGTTGGTGATCTATGTCCAGGAGAAACCGACGATCCGCGAGATCAACTACAAGGGTCTGAACGCGGTCTCGCAGTCGGATGTGCTGGAGCGGTTCAAGAAGGCGAAGGTTGGTCTGACGGTCGAGAGTCAGTTCGATGAGACCAAGATCAAGCGGGCCGAGGTGGTCCTGAAGGATCTGCTCGCCGAGCATGGCCACCAGTTTGCGACGGTGCGGACGGAGATCAAGACGATTCCTCCTGCTGCGGTGACGCTGACCTTCAATATCAAGGAAGGTGCGACGGTTAAGGTCGGCAAGATTGTGTTTCAGGGCAATGAGAGCCTGAGCGACCATACGCTGCGAGCCGCGATGAAGAACCTGAGGCCGATCGGCATTCCCAACTCCTATATTCTGGAGAACATCTTTGCTCGTACCTTCGACGCCAGCAAGCTGGATGAGGATGCGGAGCGGGTGCGTGTTGCTTATCAGGATCGCGGCTACTTCAAGGCGGAGACCGGTGAGCCTGTGACGAAGGTCCGGGACGCGGGTGGAATCAATCCATTTACGCTGCGGCCTTCCAAGGGCAAGCGCATCGATATTTTGATGCCAGTGCAAGAGGGTGACCGGTACCGGCTTGGCGGCATTACGTTCAAGGGCAATAAGGCGGTGACGAACCTCAAGGTCCTGCGGGCGCAGTTTGCGCAGAAGGACGGCGAGTATTTCGACCGGACAAAGTTCGGCAAGGGATTGGAGCAGCTCCGTAAGGCATATGGCGAGCTGGGCTATATCAACTTCGTTGGGTCGCCGATTCCGCGCTTCGATGAAGCGAAGAAGCTGATCTATCTGGATATCGATATCGACGAGGGTAAGCCGTTCTATGTGTCGCGGATCGAGTTTCAGGGCAATACGATCACACGCGACCGTGTCATCCGGCGTGAGCTGCTGCTTGAAGAAGGGCAGGTCTATAACAGCCGCCTCTGGGATCTTTCGATCCTGCGGTTGAACCAGCTGAACTACTTCGAGACGCTGAAGGCGGACCAGGACTCCGAGAGCCGTCAGAATGCGGACGACCAGACGGTCGATCTGCTGCTGAAGTTGAAGGAGAAGGGCAAGAACTCGATCGGGCTGAACGGCGGTATCAGCGGCCTGTCGGGATCGTTCCTCGGCCTCAACTACGAGACGAACAACTTCCTTGGTCTTGGTGAGACGCTGTCGGTCGAGGCCAATATCGGCGACCTGTCGCGTCGCCTCAGCCTGGGCTTCACAGAGCCGTACCTGCGGAACAAGCCGATCTCGGTAGGCGTTCAGGTATTTGCTACCAAATACGACTACAACCCGGCGAAGAGCTATGCTGCGACGGGAGCCGTTGCCGGAAACCTGACCACAGCGCAGCAGTCGTTGTTGACGAACTATAACCAGTCGACGACCGGCTTCACGATGTCGGCCAGCGAGCCGCTGCGACACCTGTTCTCGCGCACCGGTGTGACGCGTGTCGGTATTTCGTACTCGTTGTCGCGGTCGTCGGTGACGACATTCAATACCAATACGCGCAATGTCTTTCAGGCCCTTGCCTTCCGCTCGGGTGTGGCCGGCCAGAATCAGTTGGACGGCATCATTACCTCGGTGCTGACGCCCAGCTATACGTTCTCCAGTCTGGATCGTGCGGTCGGACCGCATGGTGGCAGGGACATCAACATCGCTGTGCAGATTGCGGGTGCGGGCGGCAATGTGAAGTACATTCAGCCGGTCGCCAGCTTCCGGCAGTTCTACCCAATGAAGGGCCTGCGGATCAATCGCGAAGGTCATAATGTTCTCGGCATGCGCTTGCAGTTGTCGCACATCAGCGGCTTCGGCGGAGAGGTTGCACCGCCGACGAACCGTATCTATGGTGGTGGGGAGAACGATGTCCGCGGCTTCGATATCCGCGCTTCGTCACCCTATACGTTTATTCCGAACAGGATTTTGTTCAACCTGACGAACCCGGATGGGTCGACGGTTCCGCGTGACCCGACACAGCCGAGCCTGGGCAATGTACAGATTCCGCTGCCGGTCTACCGGCTGGTTACGATCGGTGGCGATACGCAGTTCACCTCGAACCTCGAGTATCGGATTCCGATCGTCAACCAGGTCACCTTTGCGTTCTTCACGGACTTCGGACTGACGGGCGATTTGCAGAAGAATCAGCTCAGGGAAAGTGCCGCTGGGCAGTCTCTGGTGACGAGCCCCTCGTATGGCTGCCCGACGTTTGTGAACGGCGCTTGCTTCGGCGGGCAAGCAGTCAACTTCCCCTTTCAGTTGAAGACAGTGCCAGGTACCAACTTTGTGCCGCGTATGACGAACGGCGCGGAGCTACAGGTGATTCTGCCGATCGTCAACGCTCCGTTCCGTATCTATTACGGTTACAATCCACTTCGTCTGTACAAGGACCTGCCGCAGCAGTTGGCAGTCCCCGACTCGACCTTCCGCAGCTTCTTCCCGAACTCGGGGGCTGGACAGTATAGCTACCAGCAGGCACTGCAGTTCTACGGGGCGAACTATACCCTGCGTGAACCGCGTAAGACCTTCCGGCTGACGGTCAGTACGACGTTCTAA